The nucleotide sequence GCATTCTGGTGGTGTCTTCTACGGCATCCGCCCAGATTTCCGTTGGCTGGTCTGAGGGAACCTCCGTTGGTTCGTTGAGCACCACTTCCGGTGGTGAATCCAGTGCCGCCAACACCTCAGTGGCAGACTGGTAACGCTGGCTAAAGTGATAACGGGTCATACGGGTCAGAATGGCGGCCAACTTTGGACTGACCTCTGTTTCATCGACCCAGACGACCTCACCCGTCTCTGGATGAGTGGGCAGTTGAGCCGGTTGAAGACCCGTCAGTCCATGAATTGCAGTCATTCCCAGCGCATATAAATCGCTGTTATAGCGAGGTTTGCCCATCAACTGTTCACTGGGACCATACCCCTGGGTACCAATTCCCACGGTAAGATTCGTTTGCCCTGGTTCAGGTGTCAGTTGGGTTTGTATTTCTTTAACAGCACCAAAGTCAATCAGAACGTACCTGCCATTACACGTTCGTTGAATTAAGTTACCTGGCTTGATGTCGCGGTGGATGACCTGGTTCTGATGGACGAATTCCAGAATGTGCAGGACATCGTACAGCATCGTCAGTGTTTCTGCCTCATTCATGCGTCTGCCTGCCGCCAGCTCATCACTCAACAGCCGCCCTTCAATATATTCCTGGACCAAATAGAATTCCTGATTCTCTTCAAAGTCGTCCAGCAGGGAGGGAATCTGACTGTGACTACCGAGTTTTCTTAAAGTTTCAACTTCGCTGGCAAACAGTCGCCGGGCAATGCGAAGAAAGCGTTCATCCTGGCGGGATGGCTTAAACTGCTTAACCACACACTTGCGGTGGTCCGGTTGCTGAAGATCTTCGGCAATGTAGGTCTGTCCAAATCCCCCACTACCCAGTACCTGAATAATTCGATAGCGTCCATTGAGCAGGATTTCCAGCATGGGGTGCAGAAAGGAGGCGGGTCAGGAAAGAATGTTGCGAATTACCTATCGATTGTGGCACACAATAAAACGGTCCTTTTTGGTCGCTATCTTTTTGGTCGCTATCAACATACAAGTCCCCTGTTGGTTCTCTTAAACCAGAATTCAGGGGGACAACCGACGCAAGAGTTTAAGAACTTATTAAAGTTATGGGAATCTTGTATTTCTCTAGGTAATTTGAAAAGTGAGATACCTCCTAACTGCGTCTCTAGCCCCATTGGTATTGCCGATCGCGGTAGCCAGATGGGGCTTCTATCTTTTAGGGGTCACGGATTAAATAAACCGAAAAACTTAGGGATTTACCCCAGAGGGACAGAGAACACAGAGCAACTCCTATGTGCCCTCTGTGTCTCTGGGGTGGAGGTTCAGATATAAAATCCTCATCCCTGAAAGATTATCGAAAACTTAGACTTCAGAGTTAAAAACCTCCCAGATCCGGGGGGCTTTCTCAATATCAACCCTCCAACTGCCCTCTCGATCGCGTGATTTCAACCGTGATTTTGCCGCCAAAATCAGGAATGGGCGCAGCGAGTTTGGTCAGGCGAACGCGGATTTGCTGGAGTGGTGGGGAGTGCAAAGGGGGATCGGCATCAAGGATGGTATGGGCGATCGCATCTGCCATTCGTTCCAGAAGGGCAAATTTTGAGGTTTTCATGAGGTGCTGAACCCTGCTGATCACAGTGCAATAATCCAGCGTGTCTTCCAGGCGATCGCTTTTACCAGGGGTTGACAAATCCAACCACAGAGTCAGGTCAACTTCAAACCACTGCCCTAAAACCTGCTCTTCTGGTAAAACCCCCGTATAGCCATAGCAGCGTATCCCCCTGAGACAAATCTTATCCATGAACCGCGGAGATATCTCAAAAGCGTACTGCATTCTACATCGATACCGATCTCAACGGAGAGAGTTCCCAGTGCCGTCTCAATTAACCTGCTGTGCGAGCATCCAATGCGCCCTCACTCTGAATCTCTCTCCCAAAACTGGGAGAGGGACTTCACCCCTTTCTCACTCCCCTTCTCCCAAGTTTGGGAGAAGGGGTTGGGGGATGAGGGCTGAGTGGATCTTCCAAAAGCTGAGTGGATCTTCCAAAAAAGGTTTCCTGCAATATGCACCAGGAACCCTTTCTCACCAGGCCTCCCGCTCCCCTACCTCACTCAATTGAGAAATCCTGTAGCTTCAAGTTAAGCTCACAAAAACGAAACCTGGGTTGACAGAGTGGGAACCTTTCTGCGAAGCTAGTAATCGTCTGAAATTTTGCGGGTATAGCTCAGTGGTAGAGCGTCACCTTGCCAAGGTGAATGTCGCGCGTTCGAATCGCGTTACCCGCTTTTAACGAACTTCATGCTTATTAATGTCATGTGTAACCTGGAAGTCAGGCTCTTCACTGTCTCGCAGACTTGAAGCGGATCAACTGGCTAACCTCCTCAGACACCAGAAAATCTGAAGATTGTCACACTTCGCGTTATGAGATGAAAGCAATTCAGGCTGTCTGAATTTCAAGCCAGGACATCAGGGATTTCTACCCTGAAAGACCTGCCAGTTCCACAAATCATTGAGGACTGCTATATGCTGGTGGGTAACGTTCACTGATTCACTCACCAAGTGGGAATGGTAATATTTTTATTAACTGTAAGTAACTTTATGTCGTTTACGGCTGGTAGCTTTGGTTTTCCGAATGCCAGCCTCTTACCCTAGTAGGGTTTTTCCCCTTAAGTAGGCTGTTAGCCCAGTTATCTGGTTAGTCTCTATTCACAGGTGAATACTTACGGAATGGGGCTAATCAAGCAGTAACACTGAGGCAGAACCACCAAGACCCAATGATCACCAAGAAGTCGCTTTGTGTCCTTTGTGCCTTAGGGGTTCATTCTACAGGTGATTAAATCCTCAATCCCTAGATCAACCGACAACACTCCAGCCTGGATATCTGTCATGATTTTTGCCAGAAGTTTCAGTTCCACTGCTGCCTGTGCAACCTCAAAAATCCCAAAAAATTGATTTAACTCAGGAATATCCCTGTCCCTGTCGGCGTCGGGGACACCTGACGCAAATTGCTCTCACAGAGGCATTCGGCTGTAGCCGATGCCAGCAGATTTTTGTCGTGGAAGACAGTGGCTATGTATTGGAGCAGCTTTCCACCAACTATCCCTACAAACGT is from Leptothermofonsia sichuanensis E412 and encodes:
- the folB gene encoding dihydroneopterin aldolase; the protein is MDKICLRGIRCYGYTGVLPEEQVLGQWFEVDLTLWLDLSTPGKSDRLEDTLDYCTVISRVQHLMKTSKFALLERMADAIAHTILDADPPLHSPPLQQIRVRLTKLAAPIPDFGGKITVEITRSRGQLEG